One window from the genome of Halostella litorea encodes:
- a CDS encoding PINc/VapC family ATPase has protein sequence MNVVPDTSVVIDGRVSERVESGEFEGATVQVPEAVVAELEAQANDGIESGWDGLSELQRLAELADEGTIELEYVGERPDAVERGHASEGEVDALIREIAADLDATFVTSDVVQSEVAEAKGLSVEYITPRTRDVGELSIEGMVDERTMSLHLRSGAVPMAKRGEIGEMQFEPVGDEPTSEEEMKEYAQEVIESAKQANEGFVELSDDGMTIVQFRDYRIAVAEPPFADGYEITAVRPIVKTDIEDYEFADELKERLLESKRGVLISGSPGAGKSTFAQAVAEYIADHDFAVKTMEKPRDLQVGPEITQYTELGGEMANTADSLLMVRPDYTIYDEVRKTDDFEVFADMRLAGVGMIGVVHATRAIDALQRLVGRVELGMIPQIVDTVVYIEAGEVAKVYDVSTEVKVPEGLTEEDLTRPVIMIRDFETGQPEYEIYTFNRQVVTVPLGEEEGSESGVDRIARQEIEREIRSIARGHVDVELKSQDTAVVYVEEDDISTVIGKGGGRITDVENRLGIDIDVRTHDEKPGGRSTGGGGGGGSAGGSPGEIVEPEVTSRHIVIPVDGHAGETVEVQADGEYLFTATVGRGGDVQVTRGSAIAEELERAIDERRAISVSSN, from the coding sequence ATGAACGTAGTTCCGGACACGAGCGTGGTCATCGACGGCCGCGTGTCCGAGCGGGTCGAGAGCGGCGAGTTCGAGGGCGCGACGGTGCAGGTGCCCGAGGCCGTCGTCGCGGAGCTGGAAGCGCAGGCCAACGACGGGATCGAGAGCGGGTGGGACGGCCTCTCCGAACTCCAGCGCCTCGCGGAGCTGGCCGACGAGGGGACGATAGAACTGGAGTACGTCGGCGAGCGCCCCGACGCGGTCGAGCGCGGCCACGCCAGCGAGGGCGAGGTCGACGCGCTGATCCGCGAGATAGCCGCCGACCTGGACGCCACGTTCGTCACCAGCGACGTGGTCCAGAGCGAGGTGGCGGAGGCGAAGGGGCTGTCGGTGGAGTACATCACGCCCCGGACCCGCGACGTGGGCGAACTCTCCATCGAGGGGATGGTCGACGAGCGGACCATGAGCCTCCACCTGCGCTCGGGCGCGGTGCCGATGGCGAAACGCGGCGAGATCGGCGAGATGCAGTTCGAGCCGGTCGGCGACGAGCCCACCTCCGAGGAGGAGATGAAGGAGTACGCCCAGGAGGTCATCGAGAGCGCCAAGCAGGCCAACGAGGGGTTCGTCGAACTCTCGGACGACGGGATGACGATCGTCCAGTTCCGGGACTACCGCATCGCCGTCGCGGAGCCGCCGTTCGCCGACGGCTACGAGATCACCGCCGTCCGGCCGATCGTCAAGACCGACATCGAGGACTACGAGTTCGCCGACGAACTGAAGGAGCGCCTGCTGGAGTCGAAACGCGGCGTCCTCATCTCCGGCTCGCCGGGGGCGGGGAAGTCGACGTTCGCGCAGGCCGTCGCCGAGTACATCGCCGACCACGACTTCGCGGTCAAGACGATGGAGAAGCCCCGCGACCTGCAGGTCGGCCCGGAGATCACCCAGTACACCGAACTCGGCGGCGAGATGGCAAACACCGCCGACTCGCTGCTGATGGTGCGGCCGGACTACACCATCTACGACGAGGTGCGCAAGACCGACGACTTCGAGGTGTTCGCCGACATGCGGCTTGCCGGCGTCGGGATGATCGGCGTCGTCCACGCCACCCGCGCCATCGACGCGCTCCAGCGCCTCGTCGGCCGGGTCGAACTGGGCATGATCCCCCAGATCGTCGACACCGTCGTCTACATCGAGGCCGGCGAGGTCGCCAAGGTGTACGACGTGTCGACGGAGGTTAAGGTACCCGAGGGGCTCACCGAGGAGGACCTGACCCGCCCGGTGATCATGATCCGCGACTTCGAGACGGGCCAGCCCGAGTACGAGATCTACACGTTCAACCGGCAGGTCGTCACCGTCCCGCTGGGCGAGGAGGAGGGCTCCGAGAGCGGCGTCGACCGTATCGCCCGCCAGGAGATCGAACGCGAGATCCGCTCGATCGCCCGCGGCCACGTCGACGTGGAACTGAAGAGCCAGGACACCGCGGTCGTCTACGTCGAGGAGGACGACATCTCCACGGTCATCGGCAAGGGCGGCGGCCGCATCACCGACGTGGAGAACCGGCTGGGCATCGACATCGACGTGCGCACCCACGACGAGAAGCCGGGCGGCCGGAGCACGGGCGGAGGCGGTGGCGGCGGCTCCGCCGGCGGCAGCCCCGGCGAGATAGTCGAACCCGAGGTCACATCGCGCCACATCGTCATCCCGGTCGACGGGCACGCCGGCGAGACGGTCGAGGTGCAGGCCGACGGCGAGTACCTCTTCACCGCGACGGTCGGCCGCGGCGGCGACGTACAGGTCACTCGGGGCAGCGCGATAGCGGAGGAGTTAGAGCGGGCGATAGACGAGCGGCGGGCGATAAGCGTCAGTTCGAACTAG
- a CDS encoding MarR family transcriptional regulator — protein sequence MAATDEELEDLPPSAKLVFKVLEYDGPLTQKQIVQESMLSARTVRYALERLQEIGMVDEDVYFADARQSLYQLTEDEPTVEADGGEDAEPCCCAE from the coding sequence ATGGCAGCTACTGATGAGGAGCTCGAAGACCTTCCGCCGAGCGCTAAGCTCGTTTTCAAAGTACTCGAGTACGACGGGCCGCTGACGCAGAAACAGATCGTACAGGAATCGATGCTGTCGGCGCGGACGGTGCGCTACGCGCTCGAACGGCTCCAGGAGATTGGGATGGTCGACGAGGACGTCTACTTCGCCGACGCCCGACAGAGCCTCTATCAGCTCACCGAGGACGAGCCGACCGTCGAGGCCGACGGCGGCGAGGACGCCGAGCCGTGCTGCTGCGCCGAGTAA
- a CDS encoding EMC6-like membrane protein, with protein MSTEQAEGMDSHLRSITVTSLASIGGIVAALISSAMTSGMSPSEAATYQPAQIIVLAVVLVQIPIYRALGVYGEDGAGAKDYLFIAFMTFSLWFVVWGIMLETGFGITV; from the coding sequence ATGTCGACCGAACAGGCCGAGGGGATGGATTCCCATCTCCGATCGATCACGGTCACGTCGCTCGCGTCCATCGGCGGGATAGTGGCGGCGCTTATCTCCTCCGCGATGACGTCGGGCATGTCGCCGTCCGAGGCGGCCACCTACCAGCCCGCCCAGATCATCGTCCTCGCGGTCGTGCTGGTACAGATCCCGATCTACCGGGCCCTGGGCGTGTACGGCGAGGACGGCGCCGGCGCGAAGGACTACCTCTTCATCGCCTTCATGACCTTCTCGCTGTGGTTCGTGGTGTGGGGCATCATGCTCGAAACGGGCTTCGGCATCACCGTCTAA
- a CDS encoding ribosome biogenesis/translation initiation ATPase RLI encodes MAQDSIAVVDLDRCQPDRCNYECKNYCPPNRTGKECITLRGPETEEGEPDQVRISEEICLGESCGICVEKCPFDAIEIINLPQELQDDPAHRYGENAFSLYGLPVPQEGQVTGILGPNGIGKTTAVRILAGELVPNLGDHAADPDWDDALDAYRGTELQDYIADVKSGDVTVARKPQYVDQIPSQFDGNTRQLLERTDERDDLDYLVERLSIGPVMDQAIDDLSGGELQRVAIAACLAREADFYFLDEITPYLDIGQRVTVARLIQELAQEGDKSMLVVEHDLAVLDLLADNLHVAYGEPGAYGVITSPKSVRNGINEYLAGYLDNENMRIRPEAIEFEEHAPRTASTADTLVEYPDLSQSYGEGEFSLSVEGGEIRENEVLGIVGPNGIGKSTFARLLTGDLEPDTGEVDFALDISYKPQYVEIDQPMRVDAFLSSITDQFGSSYWNTEIAQPLQLERIMEQNLTDLSGGERQRVAIAACLSEDADVYLLDEPSAHLDVEQRVQATRAIRRYAESQDATVLVIDHDIYMIDLLSDRLMVFDGEPAERGHAGTPQDMRSGMNDFLANLEITFRRDERVGRPRINKPGSQLDRQQKRDGEYYYAP; translated from the coding sequence ATGGCCCAGGACAGCATCGCAGTCGTCGACCTCGACAGGTGTCAGCCCGACCGCTGCAACTACGAGTGCAAGAACTACTGCCCGCCCAACCGAACCGGGAAGGAGTGCATCACGCTCCGCGGCCCGGAGACCGAGGAGGGCGAACCCGACCAGGTCCGCATCAGCGAGGAGATCTGCCTCGGCGAGTCCTGTGGCATCTGCGTCGAGAAGTGTCCGTTCGACGCCATCGAGATCATCAACCTGCCCCAGGAGCTCCAGGACGACCCGGCCCACCGCTACGGCGAGAACGCCTTCTCGCTGTACGGCCTGCCGGTCCCACAGGAGGGGCAGGTCACGGGCATCCTCGGCCCGAACGGCATCGGGAAGACGACCGCCGTCCGGATCCTCGCCGGCGAACTCGTCCCGAACCTCGGGGACCACGCGGCCGACCCCGACTGGGACGACGCGCTCGACGCCTACCGCGGCACCGAACTGCAGGACTACATCGCCGACGTGAAGTCGGGCGACGTGACGGTGGCGCGCAAGCCCCAGTACGTCGACCAGATCCCCTCGCAGTTCGACGGCAACACCCGCCAGCTGCTCGAACGGACCGACGAGCGCGACGACCTGGACTACCTCGTCGAGCGCCTCTCGATCGGCCCCGTGATGGACCAGGCCATCGACGACCTCTCGGGCGGCGAGCTCCAGCGCGTCGCCATCGCGGCCTGCCTCGCCCGCGAAGCGGACTTCTACTTCCTCGACGAGATCACGCCGTACCTCGACATCGGCCAGCGCGTCACCGTCGCCCGCCTCATCCAGGAACTGGCCCAGGAGGGCGACAAGTCGATGCTCGTCGTCGAGCACGACCTCGCCGTACTGGACCTGCTCGCGGACAACCTCCACGTAGCGTACGGCGAACCGGGGGCGTACGGCGTCATCACGTCCCCCAAGTCCGTCCGCAACGGCATCAACGAGTACCTCGCGGGCTACCTCGACAACGAGAACATGCGCATCCGGCCGGAGGCCATCGAGTTCGAGGAACACGCCCCCCGGACGGCCTCGACCGCCGACACGCTCGTCGAGTACCCCGACCTCTCGCAGTCCTACGGCGAGGGCGAGTTCTCGCTCTCGGTCGAGGGCGGCGAGATCCGCGAAAACGAGGTGCTTGGCATCGTCGGGCCGAACGGCATCGGGAAGTCGACGTTCGCCAGGCTGCTCACCGGCGACCTGGAACCGGACACGGGCGAGGTCGACTTCGCCCTGGACATCTCCTACAAGCCCCAGTACGTCGAGATCGACCAGCCGATGCGGGTCGACGCGTTCCTCTCCTCGATCACCGACCAGTTCGGCTCCTCGTACTGGAACACGGAGATCGCCCAACCGCTCCAGCTGGAGCGGATCATGGAGCAGAACCTGACCGACCTGTCGGGCGGGGAGCGCCAGCGCGTCGCCATCGCGGCCTGCCTCTCCGAGGACGCCGACGTCTACCTGCTTGACGAGCCGAGCGCCCACCTCGACGTGGAACAGCGGGTGCAGGCGACCCGCGCGATCCGGCGCTACGCCGAGAGCCAGGACGCGACGGTGCTTGTCATCGACCACGACATCTACATGATCGACCTGCTGTCGGACCGGCTGATGGTGTTCGACGGCGAACCGGCCGAGCGCGGCCACGCCGGCACGCCCCAGGACATGCGCTCGGGGATGAACGACTTCCTCGCGAACCTGGAGATCACGTTCCGGCGCGACGAGCGGGTCGGCCGCCCGCGGATCAACAAGCCGGGCAGCCAACTCGACCGCCAGCAGAAACGCGACGGCGAGTACTACTACGCGCCGTAG
- a CDS encoding archaemetzincin family Zn-dependent metalloprotease, which yields MLVDIVPVGDVPANIKRQASDGLRSVYDCEVNVHEPQSIPNGAYDSNRNQYGAEEFIKLASRVGDGEKNIAVTTKDLFYRRRNYVFGLAYLDGNGSVVSTYRLQTSSDGGFSNKDAGEIFGDRVRKEIVHEIGHTLGLEHCDNNRCVMNFSPTVREVDVKEQSLCGSCQRQVL from the coding sequence ATGCTCGTTGACATCGTGCCGGTGGGGGACGTGCCTGCCAACATCAAGCGGCAGGCCTCCGACGGGCTCCGGAGCGTCTACGACTGCGAGGTGAACGTCCACGAGCCCCAGTCCATCCCCAACGGCGCGTACGACAGCAACCGCAACCAGTACGGCGCCGAGGAGTTCATCAAACTCGCCTCCCGCGTCGGCGACGGCGAGAAGAACATCGCCGTCACGACGAAGGACCTGTTCTACCGGCGGCGCAACTACGTGTTCGGGCTGGCCTACCTCGACGGCAACGGCAGCGTCGTCTCCACCTACCGGCTCCAGACCTCCAGCGACGGCGGCTTCTCGAACAAGGACGCCGGCGAGATATTCGGCGACCGCGTCCGCAAGGAGATCGTCCACGAGATCGGCCACACGCTCGGCCTGGAGCACTGCGACAACAACCGCTGCGTGATGAACTTCTCACCCACCGTCCGCGAGGTCGACGTCAAGGAACAGAGCCTCTGTGGCTCCTGCCAGCGGCAGGTGCTGTGA
- a CDS encoding UPF0146 family protein, producing MTRSSTDALADRLARYDRVVEVGVGRRTDVAAALSARGVAVVATDVRERPVPEGVRFVRDDVTDPDPAVYADAGAVYALNAPPELHRPLRDAAERANADLLFTTLGGDGPAVPVERETLPGETLYRAVDGPHGRR from the coding sequence GTGACCCGTTCGTCCACCGACGCCCTCGCCGACCGCCTCGCCCGCTACGACCGCGTCGTCGAGGTCGGGGTCGGCCGCCGGACCGACGTGGCTGCCGCGCTTTCGGCCCGCGGCGTCGCCGTCGTCGCGACCGACGTCCGCGAGCGGCCGGTGCCCGAGGGCGTCCGGTTCGTCCGTGACGACGTGACCGACCCGGACCCGGCGGTGTACGCCGACGCCGGGGCCGTCTACGCGCTGAACGCGCCGCCCGAACTCCATCGTCCCCTGCGGGACGCCGCCGAGCGGGCCAACGCCGACCTCCTCTTCACGACGCTCGGCGGGGACGGGCCCGCGGTCCCCGTCGAGCGCGAGACGCTCCCCGGCGAAACGCTGTACCGCGCCGTCGACGGGCCGCACGGTCGGCGGTAG
- a CDS encoding TIGR01548 family HAD-type hydrolase, with protein MNADAVVLDVDGVLVDVADSYRRAIVESIERVHGRTIPKEAIQQFKDAGGFNNDWELTDAAALYVLAAGEGYGDSIADYTDAIAAEGGGVDAAEAVVVDALGANAAERVRERWDPERLRDVFQQLYLGAELYRAIEGGEPELETEGFIHDEPTIADGSTLDALTERFDVGVLTGRPAAEASIALERVGLDVPAEARFTMDDWAAGKPDPAALVTLAERFDAGRVVFVGDTLDDVRTAVNAAEADPDRQYRGVGVLTGGLTGASGREKYEAAGAAAVVDSVNDLPDLLE; from the coding sequence ATGAACGCCGACGCAGTCGTGCTGGACGTCGACGGGGTGCTCGTCGACGTGGCGGACTCCTACCGCCGGGCGATAGTCGAGTCGATAGAGCGCGTCCACGGCCGGACGATCCCGAAGGAGGCGATCCAGCAGTTCAAGGACGCGGGCGGGTTCAACAACGACTGGGAACTCACCGACGCCGCCGCGCTGTACGTGCTCGCGGCGGGCGAGGGGTACGGCGACAGCATCGCCGACTACACCGACGCCATCGCCGCGGAGGGCGGCGGCGTCGACGCCGCGGAGGCCGTCGTGGTCGACGCGCTGGGCGCGAACGCCGCCGAGCGCGTCCGCGAACGCTGGGACCCGGAGCGGCTCCGCGACGTGTTCCAGCAGCTGTACCTCGGCGCGGAGCTGTACCGCGCCATCGAGGGCGGCGAGCCCGAACTGGAGACGGAGGGGTTCATCCACGACGAGCCGACCATCGCCGACGGGTCGACCCTCGACGCCCTCACGGAGCGCTTCGACGTGGGCGTGCTCACCGGCCGCCCGGCCGCCGAGGCGAGCATCGCGCTGGAGCGGGTCGGCCTCGACGTGCCCGCCGAAGCCCGGTTCACGATGGACGACTGGGCGGCCGGCAAGCCGGACCCGGCGGCGCTCGTGACGCTGGCCGAGCGGTTCGACGCCGGGCGGGTCGTCTTCGTCGGCGATACGCTGGACGACGTGCGGACGGCGGTCAACGCCGCGGAGGCGGACCCCGACCGCCAGTACCGCGGCGTCGGCGTCCTGACCGGCGGGCTTACCGGCGCGTCCGGCCGCGAGAAGTACGAGGCGGCCGGGGCGGCCGCGGTGGTCGACTCCGTCAACGACCTCCCCGACCTGCTGGAGTGA
- the npdG gene encoding NADPH-dependent F420 reductase, with translation MRIALLGGTGDIGQGLALRWAYDTAHEVLIGSRDPEKARTKAEEYETELDSRGVDCEIKGFENGMAADRADVVVAAVPPYHVSDTVEAVADRLDDDAVLVSPAVGMKGDGDGMHYHRPGAGSVTAVAAEAAPDDVRVVGAFHNLAADRLANLDVELDVDTLVVGDDDGAKETVTMLAEGIEGIRALDAGPVANAAEVESVTPLLINIARHNDGMHDVGVEFK, from the coding sequence ATGCGAATCGCACTACTCGGCGGCACCGGCGACATCGGGCAGGGACTCGCGCTCCGCTGGGCGTACGACACCGCCCACGAGGTACTGATCGGCTCGCGCGACCCGGAGAAGGCCCGGACCAAGGCCGAGGAGTACGAGACCGAACTCGACAGCCGCGGCGTCGACTGCGAGATCAAGGGGTTCGAGAACGGGATGGCCGCCGACCGCGCGGACGTGGTCGTCGCCGCCGTCCCGCCGTACCACGTCTCCGACACCGTCGAGGCCGTCGCCGACCGGCTGGACGACGACGCGGTCCTCGTCTCGCCCGCCGTCGGCATGAAAGGCGACGGGGACGGGATGCACTACCACCGGCCGGGCGCGGGCAGCGTGACGGCCGTCGCCGCCGAGGCCGCCCCCGACGACGTCCGGGTCGTCGGCGCGTTCCACAACCTCGCGGCGGACCGCCTCGCCAACCTGGACGTCGAACTCGACGTCGACACGCTGGTCGTCGGCGACGACGACGGCGCGAAGGAGACGGTCACGATGCTCGCGGAGGGGATCGAGGGCATTCGGGCGCTGGACGCCGGCCCCGTCGCCAACGCCGCCGAAGTCGAGAGCGTGACGCCGCTGCTCATCAACATCGCCCGGCACAACGACGGGATGCACGACGTGGGCGTCGAATTCAAGTGA
- a CDS encoding SHOCT domain-containing protein, protein MVSRHWLYFGGFVVSGILLVGVGLLGAIDALSVLSGGAYYGEEFVLLAMLAAAAEWVAAGVVLGLFAAVFLAATVVSVLRNASVPRSDRLVAVVEWLEREYPVLRRIDASDRVAPTAEDRRQRLRERYVEGELSEREFERELERVLDEGSDGGSRSGSDTTVEFERRSK, encoded by the coding sequence ATGGTCTCCCGTCATTGGCTCTACTTCGGCGGGTTCGTCGTCTCCGGGATCCTGCTGGTCGGCGTCGGGCTGCTGGGGGCGATAGACGCGCTGTCGGTGCTCTCCGGGGGCGCATACTACGGCGAGGAGTTCGTGCTGTTGGCGATGCTCGCGGCGGCGGCCGAGTGGGTCGCGGCCGGGGTCGTCCTCGGCCTGTTCGCCGCCGTGTTTCTCGCTGCCACCGTCGTCTCCGTCCTCCGGAACGCGTCGGTCCCCCGGAGCGACCGGCTGGTCGCCGTCGTCGAGTGGCTCGAACGCGAGTACCCCGTCCTCCGGCGGATCGACGCCTCCGACCGGGTCGCACCCACCGCCGAGGACCGCCGCCAGCGCCTCCGGGAACGGTACGTCGAGGGCGAACTGAGCGAACGCGAGTTCGAACGCGAACTGGAGCGGGTGCTTGACGAGGGGTCGGACGGCGGGTCGCGGTCGGGGAGCGACACGACCGTCGAGTTTGAGCGCCGCTCGAAGTGA
- a CDS encoding thioredoxin family protein, with protein sequence MTVTLKDFYADWCGPCKTQDPILEELEEDWEGRFEVEKINVDEKQDVANEYQVRSLPTLIVENDDGIVERFVGVTQRDDIESALENAGA encoded by the coding sequence ATGACTGTAACACTCAAGGACTTCTACGCCGACTGGTGTGGCCCCTGCAAGACGCAGGACCCCATCCTCGAGGAGCTAGAGGAGGACTGGGAGGGCCGGTTCGAGGTCGAGAAGATAAACGTCGACGAGAAACAGGACGTGGCAAACGAGTACCAGGTCCGCTCGCTCCCGACGCTCATCGTCGAGAACGACGACGGCATCGTCGAGCGGTTCGTCGGCGTCACCCAGCGCGACGACATCGAGTCCGCGCTGGAGAACGCCGGGGCCTGA
- a CDS encoding preprotein translocase subunit Sec61beta, translating to MSSGENSGGLMSSAGLVRYFDAEDRNAITIDPKTVVAFGVLFGVVVQVLSIIG from the coding sequence ATGAGCAGCGGAGAGAACAGCGGCGGGCTGATGTCCAGTGCGGGGCTCGTCCGCTACTTCGACGCGGAAGACCGGAACGCCATCACCATCGACCCGAAGACCGTCGTCGCCTTCGGCGTCCTCTTCGGGGTCGTGGTCCAGGTGCTGTCGATCATCGGGTGA
- the pdxT gene encoding pyridoxal 5'-phosphate synthase glutaminase subunit PdxT, with the protein MTLTAGVVAVQGDVSEHADAVCRAAERRGREADVVEIRDAGVVPDCDVLLMPGGESTTISRLLHDEGIAAEIRDHVAAGKPVLATCAGLIVAATDAGDDRVETLDLVDVTVQRNAFGRQKDSFEAPLAVDGLDEPFPAVFIRAPVIADVGEAEVLAEWDGRPVAVRDGPVVGTSFHPELTEDDRIHELAFFAETPATQ; encoded by the coding sequence ATGACGCTTACCGCCGGAGTCGTCGCCGTCCAGGGCGACGTGAGCGAACACGCCGACGCCGTTTGCCGCGCCGCCGAGCGCCGCGGCCGCGAGGCCGACGTAGTGGAGATCCGGGACGCCGGGGTCGTCCCCGACTGCGACGTGCTCCTCATGCCGGGCGGGGAGTCGACCACCATCTCCCGCCTGCTCCACGACGAGGGGATCGCCGCCGAGATACGCGACCACGTCGCCGCCGGCAAGCCCGTGCTGGCGACCTGCGCGGGGCTGATCGTCGCCGCGACGGACGCCGGCGACGACCGGGTGGAGACGCTGGACCTCGTCGACGTGACCGTCCAGCGCAACGCCTTCGGCCGGCAGAAGGACAGCTTTGAGGCCCCGCTTGCCGTGGACGGCCTCGACGAGCCGTTCCCCGCGGTGTTCATCCGCGCGCCGGTCATCGCCGACGTCGGCGAGGCCGAGGTGCTGGCCGAGTGGGACGGCCGCCCGGTGGCGGTACGTGACGGCCCGGTCGTCGGCACGTCCTTCCACCCGGAACTGACCGAGGACGACCGGATCCACGAACTCGCCTTCTTCGCGGAGACGCCGGCGACGCAGTAA
- a CDS encoding bifunctional nuclease family protein: MDATIDAVRVAGTPDGPVPVAVLAVEDEPDVLPIFIGFDEAASIARGLDAEDIGRPLTHDLLLDVVEELGGRVDRVTVSAVEDGTYIADLAIETPRGEATVDARPSDSLALAARTNAPVSVDESVFESGRQPREEFDDLDDIREVAELA; this comes from the coding sequence ATGGACGCGACAATCGACGCCGTCCGCGTCGCCGGGACGCCCGACGGGCCGGTACCCGTCGCCGTGCTCGCCGTCGAGGACGAGCCCGACGTGCTCCCGATCTTCATCGGGTTCGACGAGGCGGCGAGCATCGCGCGCGGCCTCGACGCCGAGGACATCGGCCGGCCGCTGACCCACGACCTGCTGCTCGACGTGGTCGAGGAGCTTGGCGGCCGCGTCGACCGGGTCACCGTCAGCGCGGTCGAGGACGGCACCTACATCGCCGACCTCGCGATCGAGACGCCCCGCGGCGAGGCGACCGTCGACGCGCGACCCAGCGACTCGCTGGCGCTCGCCGCCCGGACGAACGCGCCGGTCAGCGTCGACGAGTCGGTGTTCGAGAGCGGCCGCCAGCCCCGCGAGGAGTTCGACGACCTCGACGACATCCGGGAGGTGGCGGAACTCGCATGA
- the hisE gene encoding phosphoribosyl-ATP diphosphatase, producing MSGDARPDTDDADDVIDELFAVIEDRKERLPEDSYTASLFTSEKGENEVLEKLGEESTELVLAAKDDDHDEIAHESADIVYHLLVLLSMKDMDVADLRAALEERR from the coding sequence ATGAGCGGCGACGCGCGACCCGACACCGACGACGCGGACGACGTGATAGACGAACTGTTCGCCGTCATCGAGGACCGCAAGGAGCGCCTGCCCGAGGACTCCTACACCGCCTCGCTGTTTACCAGCGAGAAGGGGGAAAACGAGGTGCTGGAGAAACTGGGCGAGGAAAGCACCGAACTCGTCCTCGCGGCCAAGGACGACGACCACGATGAGATCGCCCACGAGAGCGCCGACATCGTCTACCACCTGCTCGTGTTGCTGTCGATGAAGGACATGGACGTGGCGGATCTGCGGGCGGCGCTGGAAGAGCGGCGGTAG
- a CDS encoding DUF5518 domain-containing protein has product MNWRAVGIGFAVELVLGLFAFALPGVGHAAAGLVGGFVAGYIAGGGLLRGAWHGLVAGGLGGILIAVALGVGAGTVGTVALGPLGPLVGGTVFLVALFVALLMAIDSAIAGAVGGLLG; this is encoded by the coding sequence ATGAACTGGCGCGCCGTCGGCATCGGCTTCGCGGTGGAACTCGTCCTGGGACTGTTCGCGTTCGCGCTCCCGGGCGTCGGCCACGCGGCCGCCGGGCTGGTCGGCGGGTTCGTCGCGGGCTACATCGCCGGCGGCGGCCTCCTGCGCGGCGCGTGGCACGGGCTGGTCGCCGGGGGCCTGGGCGGGATCCTGATCGCCGTCGCGCTCGGCGTCGGCGCGGGGACCGTCGGCACCGTCGCCCTCGGTCCGCTCGGGCCGCTGGTCGGCGGGACCGTCTTCCTCGTCGCGCTGTTCGTGGCGCTGCTGATGGCGATAGACAGCGCGATAGCGGGCGCGGTCGGCGGCCTGCTCGGCTAG